The sequence CGTCACTTCCATCATGAATAAGGCCGATGACGCCATGTATTACGTCAAGAACCATGGCAGGAACAATTACCGGCTTTACGACGACACCATTCCAAGGAAATCCGGCAACAAGATAAGCGTTTGATATTCCGTAAATTGGTGGACTAGACAGTATCAACTCACCAAAATTTTCCGATTCTCTCATAACTTCTCCAAAGACAATCGGCTATACTGTTCAACAAAAGGGAGAATAGGAGAATTTCCATGGCCCACAAGAGGCTTGAAACGTTAAAGGAGATAGTGCTTCTCCAGGACAAGATGGGTCAGTATTTTGAGGACAGCGCCTACTCTGTTCCTTCCATCATCAGAACATGGGCGCCGCCCGTAGATCTGTATGAAACGGAGGAGAGTATTCACATCATCGCGGAGCTTCCCGGTGTTGATGAAAAGGATCTGAAGATCGAGGTTCGTGACAATGTCATAACCATCCAGGGACAGCGGAAGTTTTCAACCAGAAGCGGCGAGAGTTTTATTCAGGTTGAAAGGAATTACGGCCCGTTTCAGAGGACTTTCCGGCTACCCGCATCCGTGCAGGAAGAGATGGTTGTCGCTGAATTCAAATTGGGATTATTAAGAATTAAAATGCAGAAAGTGGAGCGGCAGGGCCAGAAATTTATCAGGGTCAACGTTACGTCAAAAGGTTTATGAGCAGAAAACTAATCGAGAGTTGCCGAGAGTCGGCATTGCGCAACGAAAAGATATCCGAACAGGACGCGCTGGAGCTGATAACCCTCCCACGGGAACATATCATGGATCTGATTGCCGCCGCCGACGCGGTGAGGCGGAAGCATAAGGGGAACAGAATATCCCTCTGCTCAATTGTGAATGCCCGTTCGGGCAGGTGCGGCGAGGATTGCGCCTTCTGTC comes from Nitrospinota bacterium and encodes:
- a CDS encoding Hsp20/alpha crystallin family protein produces the protein MAHKRLETLKEIVLLQDKMGQYFEDSAYSVPSIIRTWAPPVDLYETEESIHIIAELPGVDEKDLKIEVRDNVITIQGQRKFSTRSGESFIQVERNYGPFQRTFRLPASVQEEMVVAEFKLGLLRIKMQKVERQGQKFIRVNVTSKGL